The genomic region ATGATTCGAGTTGCACGCTAACTGAACCTGATTTTACATTTTTAAATAAAGTGACAACACTCGAGAGTTTTTATGTGACAGAGAATGAATTAAAAAATTTAGATTCTTTAAATGATGCAAAAATTAGTCACCTAAAAGAGTTGAACTTGTCTAAAAATAAACTTTCTAGTATAGAGCCTCTGTTTTATAATCAATCCATTCAAAATGGCAGCCTAACAACATTAAATATAAGTGATAATGAACCCCTTACGACAATTGCAGGAATACATAAAATCGATAGTTTAGAAGTGCTGAATGCAAGGAATAATAGTATCAATCAAATTGAAGACCTATTCTTATTAAACAACTTAGTTGATGCCGATTTATCGAGCAATAAAATTGTTGCGTTACCAAACACAGTCACACAAAGTGGTGACGTATTACTACCTGCAATTCAAACACTAAACTTATCTAATAATAACATTGAAAGTATTGATAATTTTAGAGAGAATGGAAGTCTTATTACAATCAATCTAACTGATAATAATGTGAAAGAAATTTCGAATTCTTTTAATAATATGACAGAACTCAAAACGGTCCTTCTAACCGATGTAACGAAAGATGATGGAAAAGAGAATCAAATTGCTTATATTGAAGACTCATTTAATAATCTTGCAAATTTGGAGTTTGAAGAAACAGGAATTTTGCGATTCAATTTCACTACAAAGGCAGACACTGGTAATGGAGATGGATTAAAAATAATAGGGTCATTTAATGAAATGGAACAATTCACGAGTGTTGATATGACTAATTACGGTGTATCTATGATTGATGAAGACTCATTTATGTTAAACAACGTTTTAGAATTCAATGCATCACAAAACAGTTTAGAAACACTTGATTGGATCAATAATCTTCCGAATTTAATGGCTTTACTAGTCGGTGATAATAAAATCAGTGTTCCGAATGCATCTACGTTTGAACAGTCAAATGTTCGAATATTAGATTTAGGTAATAACAAACTAGTTGACATTGATTTCTTACAGTATATGCCAGGGCTTGAACTCGTTAATCTTGAATCAAATTTCATAGACGATGTAAGTGTGTTTAATGGAAAGAGGCACGAGTTTAAAGAATTAAAAGAATTATCCTTAAAAAATAACCAGGTTCAGAGAGTGAATGGTTTAACGGATTTACCAAGTCTCACAACACTTAATTTAATGGAAAATGAAATAACTGAAATCAATGGAGTAAATGATCAACCTGCGCTATCAAATTTACCAACACTTACGGATTTATATTTTGGAAATGAGACTCATTTAACAAAAATAAATGGATTAAACGCACTAGGAATTACTGAATTAGATTTAAAGACGATTACTAGTCAAGAAGTAGAGATTTCCTCAGTTAGTTTATCTGATAATCACAACATGACAGAATTAGACATTTCAGACAAACTCATTCTAGATGGAATTAGTAATCTGCAACATGGGTTCAGCTTTATCAGTAACTTGGACTATTTAGAGTCGTTAAACCTATCAAATACAGGCATGACTGATTTAACACCACTAAGCAATCTGACACAATTAAAAATGCTTGCACTTAATTATAATCACTCTGTAGCTGAGGGACAATCGCTTACCGATCTATCACCACTTGAAAACTTAAAAAATCTTGAAATTTTAGCCCTAGATGGAAACAATATTCAAGATGTAAGTACACTTCAAGATTATCCTAATTTAGAAATACTATCCTTACAAGAGAATAATATAGGGACACTTAATGGAATTAACCAAATGCCTAATTTGAATATGTTAAGTCTGTATATGAATCCAATTCATACAATTGATGGGTTAAATAACATTGGACTCGATTCATTATCTCTAAATAGTTTTGCTATAACTGAAATTACATCTGATAGTTTAAAGGATAATCATTTTACAGATTTAGATTTAAGTAATCAATCGCTTACGAATATAGAATTCACTAAAAACTTAACCTACCTAGACACCCTTAATTTAAGTCATAACGCCTTAACAAATATCTCGTCTCTAAGCTACTTAAAAAATCTAAAGGAGTTAGACTTAGGTCATAATAATATTGATGATATCAGTAAACTAGGTACACTTAGTTCCTTACAGAAACTATACTTGAATGATAATAACATTACATCTATTAAATCGCTACAAACAGGTAGTAGTGTTCTAGATGCACTAACTCAACTAGAGTATTTAAACCTGAGGGAAAATACAATTACTGAACTCACGGGTCTAAACAACATGGTAAATCTAGAAGAACTGTACTTACCTACTACTATTACAACGTTCAAAGATACATTATCCGGAACAAACTCATTAAGAGAAATAAATAAACAAGAACCTAAGAATCTGTTTAGCCAATTTGATGTCACTGTAAAAGACCTTGTCATTGATAATAGTTTTAATAGTCATGCATTTAATCAAATTTACATGCAGGCAGGGTTTAATGAGACAATTTCAGGTTCATTTAAAAAGGTGACACACTTAGATTTAAGTCATACAGCATATTCAACCTCAACACAGTTATCATTTATTAAAGACATGGACTCCCTAACAACTCTTATTTACAATGGAACTAATATACAGACTCTAAGTAATGTAAATTGTAATGCCAACCTATCTGAATTAGATTTATCTAATTCATCCATTACTACAGTTAGTAATAGTTTTGTAAACTGTTCAAGTCTTAAGGAGATTAATCTATCAAACACAGGAATTAATGACTTTACATTTATTGAATCGAACACTAATTTAGAGAGTATAGACTTGAGATCCCTTACTATTGATCTTGATACATTTACACTCGATATCTCAAATATGAGTCAATTATCTCAAGTCGATTTAAGCGGAACATCAATTCGTGTGCTCGATAATAGTTTTAATAATAACAACAAGGTAACAAATATAATCTTTGAATCAGCGGCACGTATTAAAAATTCATTTAATAATCTACCTAACTTTAAGAAAAATTCGTTTAGTAATACACTTTTCTTAATAAGTCCGGAGAATCAAATTCATATAGATCATTCGTTTAATCAGACTTCTTCTATAAACGATATTGAGTTTGCAAACTACAATACGTCTGTATACATATCAGACTCATTTAACGGTGCTACAAATGTAGGCTCTCTTTCGTTCAAGGATCCTAGTCGGGTATATGAACTTTCTGGGTTCAATAACACTAGTTTAGCTGAGTTACAGGGATTTGAAAATCTACAACTTATAGAAGGATTTGAACAGGCAAAGCTTTCAGCAATCGAACTAACAAGTGAACACATTACAGATGCAATGATAAATGAACTAATTACAAATATCGACCAATCATCTGTTGAAATTTTCACCATTGCTAACTCGAATTATGTATCACAGGCTACATTAAATAACATTAATAAACTGCAAAACTTAGAAGATCTAACGATTCGATACATTGATAACGTTAATCATATTGACTCGATAAGTTTAGAATTAGTCAATCAATTAAAGTTCTTTAAATTTGAACATGATACCCCTGATGAAAATCGAATTATTGATGTGTTGGCACGAAAAACAACAACTACTACTATTTTAAGGATATACCCAGGAAATTCTGGTATTGACTATGAGACTTCATTGCGTTCACTATTTGAAACCAATATAAGGTCGAATAGTTCATACATGAATACTTTAGAAACAGAAATCACGAATCAGTATGATCAGGAGTTAAGGGAGACTTTAGAGACACAATATCCAGATGAATCGTATGATGAAATTACTATTCGATTAAATGAAATAAAACAAGAAGCAGCCTATTCTATAGAGATTACGAACAGAATTAATAATACGATTCTAGAACAAGTTGATGATAAAATGAGCAAGTATTTGATTTACTAAATAAATTAATTTTAAGAGTCTTACTTCTTTGAAGTAGGCTCTTTTTAAAAAACATATAAAATAACTAAGATTTATACAGCAGTTGAATAAAATGGCAAATGATACTGTGCAATGAACATAAATTTGATATAATAAGAATACACATGATGAAGAGATTATAAACAAAACGAACCGTTTTAAAGGGATGAGTACTGATGAAAATTTATCTAACAAGACACGGAAAAACAGAATGGAATGAAGCGGGTAAACTTCAAGGACAAAAGGATTCTGCTCTTGTAGAGGATGGAATTAATAATGCTAAGAAGTTGAACAAACGCCTTAAAAATATTACGTTCGGTTGTATATATTCGAGTCCGTTAAAACGAGCATTTGATACGGCGTGTTATATAAGAGGAGAAAAAGATACACCAATCGTAATTAAGGATTCAATAAAGGAAATGAATTTTGGAAGTTGGGAGGGCGTCCACCACAGTATTATTAAGGAAGAATATACAAAAGATTATGACTACTTTTGGAATAAACCACATTTGTACGAAGCTAAAAGTGGTGAAGGGTTTAACGAATTGATTGAACGTGTGAAACGAGCTCTTACTGAAATAATCAATGAAACAAAGTCAGAGTCAATTTTAATTGTGACACATACTGTTGTTATAAAAGCTATTTATGCAATTATTGAGGAGCGTACGCTCGATACATTCTGGGATCTACCCTTTATCCATGACACCTCACTTACAATTATTGAGGTTCATGAGGATCGATATACGATTACATTAAGGGCAGACACTACTCATCTTAAATAACTTAAATTTGATTTATAACAGATATCACAGACAATAAATTCTTTAATATAAGGAGATGAATGTATGAAAACGATTAAACTATTTACAGTTGATGCATTTACAACGACTATATTTAATGGAAATGCTGCAGGGGTGGTATTAGATTCAGACCACTTAGAAACAAAAGAGATGCATAAGATCGCAGGTGAAATTAACCTATCTGAAACTGCATTCTTAAGTAAACCTACCACGATTGAAGCAGATTACCGTATCCGTTATTTTACCCCAACCGATGAAATTGATTTTTGTGGTCATGCTACCGTGGCGGCATCTTGGATTATTGGCACAGAAAGTAATGTGACACAAAATCGTATAGTAAAATTGGAAACAGAGATTGGTATCGTTCCTGTTGAATTACATTATGAGAATGAGACGTTGAAGTCAGTTGTCATGACACAAGTCCCACCGCAAGTAAAAGAGTTACCTAAAGAAGATGATTATAGAACAATTTTAGAAATGTCCGGAATCAAGGAATCCGATTATGAAGATCGTTATCCTATAAAGTTAGCCTATACAGGAAACTGGGATATTATGATTCCAGTCAAAACAAGACAAGCAATTGATGAAGCGGTTCCTGATTTTAAACGTCTTAAGGCACACAATAAAAAACATGGAATAGCAAGTGTACACTTATTTACATTTGATACGCGTGAAGATGACTGTTTACTATATACACGAGATTTTTCTCCTGCTGTAGGTATTGATGAAGATCCGGTTACAGGTTCTGCAAATGGAGCATTGGCCGGTTATTTAGTAATCGAGGGGATATTGGAGCAAAAGCAGAATAGGTTTAAGATCATGCAAGGGAACTCAAAAGGACGAATTGGGACTCTAGATATATCGACTGATGTTATAGACGGTAACATCCGTATTCAAGTTTCTGGCAGTGCGGTGCGAGCGATTGTAGGTAGTATATCGTTTTAAACACTATATTAACTTTCACAAAAAGGGTAACAGCTAATACGAACACTTCTCTTAGAATTTAGGATTAATAGAGGAGTGTTTTTTGTATTTTTATTCATCTCATTGATTTAATTTACATATAATGGTAATATTAACACTGTTAATATAGTTAACGATGTTAATAACAGAAAGTAACACCCATTATACAATATTCGTTTATTAACAATAGAGAGAGGTAGTCTGTTATGTCAATCAAAGAACGTAAAGAACGAGAACGAAAAGAAAAACGTTTACAAATAGTAAACGCAGCAAGAATACTCTTAAAAAACGAAGGGATAGAAGGGATATCTATTCGAAAAATTGCAAAAATGATTGAGTACTCTCCAACGATGATCTATCATTACTTTGCAAATAAAGATGAGATAATAAATGAACTAATGAGACAAGGATATATAAAAATTTTAAACTCCCTCAATATGAATAAACATGATAACGTGTCAGCTATTGATCAGTTTAGAGAAAATATTAAGCGATATATAAACATGGCGATTAAGCATGCGGATGAATATCATAGTATACTTTTAAATGATTCTAAGATGATTTTAAATCATACCTCAGTATTAAGTATAGGTGCAAGTAAAAACAGACAAACAATTAAAATACTTTGTAATCTCATAGAAGACATAACTAATCAAAAAGAAAAAAAGTTCGAAGGGGAAGAGGTTGAATTAATAGCACAAGTAATCTAGTCTTCAATGTTTGGACTAATTGTTAGAATGATTGTTGAGGGCTCAAGTGATAAACAAAAAGAACGCTTAATTGAGGGATTTTTAGACTTCACACTTTCTAGTATACGATCGTATTAGAAAAGCATTGTCTACTCGTATCGGTTCTTATAATGGATTCTATAATCAATAGCTGTTACTGGTATTATATTCAAAATGTTCTTAGTTAAAATGTGATTATAGTCTATAGTACTTTTTTAAAGAATAGATTAATGAGACTTATATATAAAGGAGTAAATAAAAATGATGGCAAAGAAAATCATGTTACTTATTGTGACTCTATTCACCCTATTTTTAACGCTTTCAATTGGTGGATTAACATATTTACACTATGGTCAGAAAGAAGTCAATAAAACAATAGTGAATGATGTAGATCTTACTACAATTGAAGATGGTGTCTATATTGGTGAGTTCGAAGGTCATAGATGGAGTAATAAAGTAAAAGTTGATATTGACGACCACAAAATCGTAGACATTATTACAATGGGTGATCAATTATTTAACGACGAGCAAGTAAAGAATGAGTTGTTTGAACAGGTAATAGAAGAACAATCAGTAGACGTTGATGTCGTCTCAGGAGCAACAATCTCAAGCAAGGCCTATTTAAAAGCAATCGAGAATGCACTAAAGAATGGATAGATTAAATTAAACCGGGAGGATAATATGAAAATTTTAATTGTTTATGCAACAAAGTACGGGAGTACTACAAAAGCAACACTAAAATTAAAGGAAGCATTAAATGAAGAGGTATCTATAGTCAATATTATGGAAAATAGCCTATTACCAAAATTGCAAAACTACGATTGTGTAATCTTGGGTGGTTCAATCTATATGGGAAAAATCCAAAAGCAAATCAGAAATTATGTAGATGCGAATTTATCGCAATTAATGACTAAACGTATAGGATTGTTTATTTGTGCAGGTTCGCCAAATAAAAGCGACCGAGAACAAGAATTTGTGAATGCTTTTCCAAAAAAACTATATGATCATGCAGTGTGTAAATCGTTGTTTGGATACCAGATTGATTATGAAAAAATGAAATGGCACGACAAGTTTATTATGAGAATTGTTAGTAAAAGTAAAGAAAGTGTGTTTGAATTATCGGAAGAGGTTATCGAACAATTTGCAAAAACAATAAAAAGTAGCTAAAAACAGCTGCTTTTTTCATTTAAGATTTTTAAAATGTAAAAAAATGTAAAATAATTACTAATTTGTTTGTCGTATGAGGTGTTGATTTGTTATAATAGGTAAGTGATTATTTAAAAATGAAGGAAATACTAGTTGAATGGCGTATATAGTCAGAAGGATGGAGTAGTATGATTTATGTTTTAATAGGTATTTTTTCTTTTGTTTTAATGTTTTTATTTGACGTGTTTACACTATACGATCGTCCCTACTTGAAGCGGTTTTTTGGGATTATTGGATTATCTCTATTCATTTACTCAACTATTCAGGTTATTGTTCATTCAGATCGTATTAATTTACCACTCGAAGTGCAACTAGTAGCAGGTATCTTATGTTTATTGTCCCTACTATTATTAGTATTTTCATTGTTTATAGAGGTATCGTTTATAAAGACTTATGGAAATGAAACGCACAATAACAATTTAGTGAATACAGGAACGTATGCACTTTGTAGACATCCGGGTGTACTATGGTTTGCTTTTATTTTTTTGTTCTTATTTCTTTTTACAGGAGCAGAATTATTAATAATTGCAGGAATTAGCTGGACCCTAATGGATGTCATTTATATTTTATTGCAAGAACGCTATATATTTAATCATATGTTTAAGAGTTATCCTGAGTATCAAAAAACAACACCGATGTTGATACCAAATAGGACAAGCATTAATAAGTGTATAGAGACAATTATCTTTATTAATAAATAAGAGGGTAATTAAATAAACAAATTAGATACGTTTTAAAATGGAGGGATGATTTACATGGCAACATTACAAGAACTACTAAAAAATAACGAGTATGAAAAGATTTGGGATAAATATTGCGGGTTTCTAGATTTATCGATAGAGGAATTTATGCAAATTCAGGAACGTTTATTAATGGAACAAATTGAAATTTTATCAAATAGTAAAATTGGTAAAAAAATCATGGGTGAGGGGGTTAAGCCAACATCTATTGAGGAATTTAGAAAGACAGTCCCACTAACTACTTATGAAGACTATGCCGATATACTTCTTGAAAAAAAAGTTGACGCTTTACCTATAGATCCACAATATTGGATTAAGACAACCTGGAAGGGTGGAACTCACGATACAAAACTAGCTCCTTACTCTAAGGAAATGATTGACGAACATACAAAGTCATTTATTGCAAGTTTAATTTTATCGACAAGTAAAAGGCGGGGACATTTTGATGTTCGCGTATTTGACAAATTCTTATATGGGATGGCACCACTTCCTTACCTAACTGGACTAGTGCCACATGCGCTTCAAAATGAGATTGAGTTTACTTATCTACCCTCATTAAAAGAAGCTGAAACGTTAGGGTTTAGAGAACGTAATAAAGTTGGCTTTGAACTAGCCTTAAATAATGGTGTAGACTTTTTCTTTGGATTATCAAGTGTCCTTGTTAAAATTGGTGAAGACTTTATGAAGGGACCAGACTCGAAGAATAAAACTAAAACAAAGATACGCCCTTCAAATCTTAGGATGATTGGACGATTCGCTAAAGCATTTGTAAAAAATAAAATCTTTAATAAGCCACTATTACCTAAAGACCTTTTTAAATTTAAAGGAATAATATGTGCAGGAACTGATACAAGGGCGTTTAAGGATAAAATAGAGCGTTTATGGGGAACGAAACCTCTAGAATTATTTGGTGGAACGGAAATTGCAACAGTAGGTGTTGAATCATGGAGGAGAAATGGACTGACGTTCTTCCCAGACGTTAACTTTTTAGAGTTTATCCCAGAAGCCGAATCAAAGCGTAGTCTGTATGATCAAACTTATATTCCAACTACAGTCCTATTAAATGAGTTAGAACCAGGAAAGCGATATGAACTTGTTACGACTAAGTTTAGAGGTGGCGTATTTGCAAGATATCGTGTTGGTGATATGATTGAATGTGTATCTACAAACGATTCTCTACACGGTATAAATTTACCTCAATTCAATTATGTAGATCGTATTTCAAATGTAATTGACTTAGCAGGTTTCACAAGAATTACAGAGGGTACAATTGAACAAGCCTTTCAACTGTCGGATTTAAAAGTAAACGATTGGATTGCCTGTAAAGAATATGAAAATAATGAGCCGATACTAAATTTATATCTTGAAACCGATCAAACCGACAATTTAAAAGAACAAACATTAAAGGATATTGTACATAGACATCTTAAGGAATTAGATTCAGATTACCGCGATATCGAATCTCTATTAGGTCGTGACCCATTAAAACTTACCGTACTTGAAAGTGGAACATTTAAAGCATACAAAGAGAATAATGGTACAATGATTAAAATCAATCCGAGTAGAGAAGCAGTAAATAAGCTAGTTGGTTAATATTATATTTTAATACGCTCTGTTTATATGGTATAATAAACAGAGCGTATTCCTTATTTTTTGATAAAAATTGACAGTCATATTAAAGAATGACTTAATAGAATTTAATATTATTCTAGGGGATACTAAACGACTAGTTTAGTATAATTGTAAAAAGAGGGTGGTAATTATGACATACTTAACAATTATTCCTTTTGTGGGATTCATTTGTTATACAATTCTTTTCTCTATTTTAATGGGATCTAGAAAAAACAAACTTGCGAGAAACTTTATTTACTATATTATTTCAATGATTATATGGAGTCTAGGGTCTTTTTTAATGCGCACAGACTTACCACCTAGTCATTTATTTTGGAATCGAATATTATGTACTGGATTAATCAGTTTTCCTGTGTTATTTTATCAGTTTACTCTAGTATTGACTAAACACCGCAATCAAAAGTTTCTCCTTTATGCAGGCTATGTTTTAGCTCTACTTTTTCACATTGCAAATGTATCCGGCTTGATTATAGAAAAAGTAATGATTGGTGATCAAGGCCGTCTTATTTATAAATTAGGACCACTTGCACCGATTATGGCGGTTTGGGGATTAATTTATTTATTAATCTCATTTTATCAAATCTATAGAAAGGTTCAAAAGGGCGAAATACCATTTGTTCGGGTTAAATTAATCCTACATGGGTTAATTCTTGTCATCATTGGTGCTATGCTAAACTTTATAGAGTCTATAGGCCAATACCCATTTGATATTATATTAAATACTATTAATGCCATTTTAATTACGTATTCTATATATCGTTATAAGTTTTTAGAAATTAAACTAATTGTTAAAAAAGGAATAACTTACTCTCTTTATACATTAATTTTAACAGGGGTTTATATTGTTTCCATTTTTGGTGTTCAACAATTTTTGAGAGAAGTTATCGGTTATACCAATATGACGGCAATGATGGCAGTTGCTGTTATATTAGCACTTATTTTTCAACCTATTAAAAATCTTATTCAGCATTGGATTGACAAACTATTTTATCGCGAAAACTTAGATCATAAGGCCATACTAAAAGAGTTTAGTCGTGATATTAATAATATACTAGACCTTGATGAGATAACGGATTGTTTAAAGAAAACTGTTCAAAAAGGACTACAACCCAGTAATGTAACCATTGCTTTAAAGCGAGAAGGATATGATTACTTCTATATCTATGATTCTTTAAATCAGAACAAATGGTGTGATGAATTAAAGTATGGTGAATCCCACCCGATTGTAGAGTGGTTTTATGATGGGAACCCCGTTCTAACCATTGGACAAATTGAAAATTCTCAACACTTTGCCAGTCTATGGGGGAAAGAGAAGAAACAACTCTCTAAATTAGAATTAGAGTTGATTGTACCAATTTTATACCGCGAAGAATTAATGGGATTATTCATTCTATCTGAAAATAAATCAGGTGAGGCTTATACAAAAGCTGAGATAGATCTATTATCCACCCTTGTAAATAATGCTGCTGCTGTAATTGAAAATGCTAAACTTTATGAATTTGCTAAGAATCAAGCAATTACAGATGGATTGACAAAGTTACATAACCACCGCTATTTCCATGATCGGTTAAAAGAAATTGTAAATAAAGAACTTTATGATGTCTTTTCAATTGCCATGATTGATGTTGATTTATTTAAATTTTATAATGATTTTTATGGTCACTCGGCAGGTGATCGTGCGTTAATTCGAATAGCGGAGGTGTTAAGAGATAATACGTATGAGAATGACATAGTCGTTCGTTACGGGGGCGAAGAATTTGCTATTATCTATCCTAACATATTAGGAGAAGATTCGTATAAAGCACTTGAAAAAATTAGAAAAGCTGTTGAAAATACATTTGCATCAAATAAAAATTATAGTGATTTTATTACTATAAGTGCTGGTGTTGCAAATTATCCTGGAGATGGTAAAACAATTGAAGACGTGCTTGATGCTGCTGACCGTGCTATGTATGAAGCGAAGCATAGTGGAAGGAATAAAGTGGTACTGTATTCCTATGAAGAAGATAAAGAGACAAACAATTATATTAACGATCAAAGTATGCAGGATAGTATAAAATCAGCATATTTATCATCGATATATGCACTAGCTGCAACTATTGACGCTAAAGATAGTTATACATATGGTCACTCTGAAAATGTGGCAAACCTTGCAGTCGAGCTAGGTAAGGCTGCTTTATTTAATGACAAACAATTAGAAATTGTAAAGAATGCCGGATTACTACATGATATTGGGAAAATAGGAATACCGGAAAGTATTTTAACAAAACCAGATCGATTAACGGAAGAAGAACAGAAAATTATGCGTAAACATGTCGATATCTCGATTACTATAATTAAACATGTTCCTAATCTAATTGAGGTCATTCCTTCTATTATGAGTCACCATGAACGCTATGATGGAAAAGGGTATCCACGTGGAATGAAAGGTGAAAGTATTCCGATTGAGGGTAGGTGTTTATGTATTGTTGATTCATTCGATGCAATGATTACAGACCGCCCTTATCGTAAAGGATTAACCGTAACTCAGGCGATAAATGAATTACGAACGAATAAAGGAAAACAATTTGACCCAGAACTAACAGATATCTTTATTTCATTGGTTATTGAAGGAAAGATAGATGAAATCACCATTCTGAATCGTACAGCATAATAGTTAATTTCATATAGGATTTAATTTTAGGTAACCTTCAGGGTTACCTTTTTTATGGCAAAAGACCATATTACTACTGTGAATTTAACAATACACAATGAGATATCTAAAGAAAGCATTTTGGTTGAGCTGACACTTTACTATCTTTTATAATAATGTTAGGATTATAAATTTATACGAAAAGA from Haloplasma contractile SSD-17B harbors:
- a CDS encoding leucine-rich repeat domain-containing protein, yielding MFRNKWFNSLILFIAVLILSSCSDRGENEFLPEYCSTYNEFIYTTSDDFYDLLLDNGYTIDKDSYYESVVDVKTITYNEQITLKDDEMDLNGIECFPYIKKIELEGKSIKDLSPLTELKRVEQLTINNTRVMTLLPIRNMVKIKSLTVTNNANLRDLNGIESFSRLQTVDLSRNRLINISKLELLTNLEHIVLKDNDIQTIDSLSTLPKLTYLDIEHNRVDFNEKDTISGFKKLETLKGKSNRICETRAFSSFEQLKFLDLSDNNLMNALNDSSCTLTEPDFTFLNKVTTLESFYVTENELKNLDSLNDAKISHLKELNLSKNKLSSIEPLFYNQSIQNGSLTTLNISDNEPLTTIAGIHKIDSLEVLNARNNSINQIEDLFLLNNLVDADLSSNKIVALPNTVTQSGDVLLPAIQTLNLSNNNIESIDNFRENGSLITINLTDNNVKEISNSFNNMTELKTVLLTDVTKDDGKENQIAYIEDSFNNLANLEFEETGILRFNFTTKADTGNGDGLKIIGSFNEMEQFTSVDMTNYGVSMIDEDSFMLNNVLEFNASQNSLETLDWINNLPNLMALLVGDNKISVPNASTFEQSNVRILDLGNNKLVDIDFLQYMPGLELVNLESNFIDDVSVFNGKRHEFKELKELSLKNNQVQRVNGLTDLPSLTTLNLMENEITEINGVNDQPALSNLPTLTDLYFGNETHLTKINGLNALGITELDLKTITSQEVEISSVSLSDNHNMTELDISDKLILDGISNLQHGFSFISNLDYLESLNLSNTGMTDLTPLSNLTQLKMLALNYNHSVAEGQSLTDLSPLENLKNLEILALDGNNIQDVSTLQDYPNLEILSLQENNIGTLNGINQMPNLNMLSLYMNPIHTIDGLNNIGLDSLSLNSFAITEITSDSLKDNHFTDLDLSNQSLTNIEFTKNLTYLDTLNLSHNALTNISSLSYLKNLKELDLGHNNIDDISKLGTLSSLQKLYLNDNNITSIKSLQTGSSVLDALTQLEYLNLRENTITELTGLNNMVNLEELYLPTTITTFKDTLSGTNSLREINKQEPKNLFSQFDVTVKDLVIDNSFNSHAFNQIYMQAGFNETISGSFKKVTHLDLSHTAYSTSTQLSFIKDMDSLTTLIYNGTNIQTLSNVNCNANLSELDLSNSSITTVSNSFVNCSSLKEINLSNTGINDFTFIESNTNLESIDLRSLTIDLDTFTLDISNMSQLSQVDLSGTSIRVLDNSFNNNNKVTNIIFESAARIKNSFNNLPNFKKNSFSNTLFLISPENQIHIDHSFNQTSSINDIEFANYNTSVYISDSFNGATNVGSLSFKDPSRVYELSGFNNTSLAELQGFENLQLIEGFEQAKLSAIELTSEHITDAMINELITNIDQSSVEIFTIANSNYVSQATLNNINKLQNLEDLTIRYIDNVNHIDSISLELVNQLKFFKFEHDTPDENRIIDVLARKTTTTTILRIYPGNSGIDYETSLRSLFETNIRSNSSYMNTLETEITNQYDQELRETLETQYPDESYDEITIRLNEIKQEAAYSIEITNRINNTILEQVDDKMSKYLIY
- a CDS encoding FMN-binding protein, which translates into the protein MMAKKIMLLIVTLFTLFLTLSIGGLTYLHYGQKEVNKTIVNDVDLTTIEDGVYIGEFEGHRWSNKVKVDIDDHKIVDIITMGDQLFNDEQVKNELFEQVIEEQSVDVDVVSGATISSKAYLKAIENALKNG
- a CDS encoding histidine phosphatase family protein, yielding MKIYLTRHGKTEWNEAGKLQGQKDSALVEDGINNAKKLNKRLKNITFGCIYSSPLKRAFDTACYIRGEKDTPIVIKDSIKEMNFGSWEGVHHSIIKEEYTKDYDYFWNKPHLYEAKSGEGFNELIERVKRALTEIINETKSESILIVTHTVVIKAIYAIIEERTLDTFWDLPFIHDTSLTIIEVHEDRYTITLRADTTHLK
- a CDS encoding TetR/AcrR family transcriptional regulator; protein product: MSIKERKERERKEKRLQIVNAARILLKNEGIEGISIRKIAKMIEYSPTMIYHYFANKDEIINELMRQGYIKILNSLNMNKHDNVSAIDQFRENIKRYINMAIKHADEYHSILLNDSKMILNHTSVLSIGASKNRQTIKILCNLIEDITNQKEKKFEGEEVELIAQVI
- a CDS encoding PhzF family phenazine biosynthesis protein, whose amino-acid sequence is MKTIKLFTVDAFTTTIFNGNAAGVVLDSDHLETKEMHKIAGEINLSETAFLSKPTTIEADYRIRYFTPTDEIDFCGHATVAASWIIGTESNVTQNRIVKLETEIGIVPVELHYENETLKSVVMTQVPPQVKELPKEDDYRTILEMSGIKESDYEDRYPIKLAYTGNWDIMIPVKTRQAIDEAVPDFKRLKAHNKKHGIASVHLFTFDTREDDCLLYTRDFSPAVGIDEDPVTGSANGALAGYLVIEGILEQKQNRFKIMQGNSKGRIGTLDISTDVIDGNIRIQVSGSAVRAIVGSISF
- a CDS encoding methyltransferase, whose amino-acid sequence is MIYVLIGIFSFVLMFLFDVFTLYDRPYLKRFFGIIGLSLFIYSTIQVIVHSDRINLPLEVQLVAGILCLLSLLLLVFSLFIEVSFIKTYGNETHNNNLVNTGTYALCRHPGVLWFAFIFLFLFLFTGAELLIIAGISWTLMDVIYILLQERYIFNHMFKSYPEYQKTTPMLIPNRTSINKCIETIIFINK
- a CDS encoding flavodoxin domain-containing protein is translated as MKILIVYATKYGSTTKATLKLKEALNEEVSIVNIMENSLLPKLQNYDCVILGGSIYMGKIQKQIRNYVDANLSQLMTKRIGLFICAGSPNKSDREQEFVNAFPKKLYDHAVCKSLFGYQIDYEKMKWHDKFIMRIVSKSKESVFELSEEVIEQFAKTIKSS